The genomic window AAGTCGCAAATTGGTATCCAAATCCAGCTGATTCATATATAAAATATTCTGGAAAGGAAACTGTTTCAAATTTCAAGTTAATCAACAGCTCAGGTTGCACCATATTGCAAGTGCTTCAACCTGAAAGCGATGTTTATGTGGGTCATCTTCAGCCCGGCTTATATATTGCCCAATGGTCTCATGATGAGCAAATTCATCATCAGATCTTGGCTATCAATATCAAATAAAGCATTATTGAAGTTGGAATATTGAGATCAAATGCATAGTGGAGTTTAACATGCACCGTCCAAAATATATTTATTTAATTTCAATACTAAAGTGGTCAAAAGATTTTATTCCTCTTCGTACTCATCATAAAATACAGGATCAAGCATAGGCAAACCTACCCATTCATTTTCATCAACATTGACTGCCATCATTCCTAAAATCCCTCCTGAAGCTTTAGCAACGTGTTCTGCAAGAGATAAATATGAGCTGTACATCTGTGCTGCAAGTCTCAATGGCAATTTAGCAATGACTGCGTTGACTATACTTAAATATTTTGAAATTTGTTCGTTCCTTTTTTTTGTATCTTCAGGAAGTGAAGTAATCAAATCTTCTATTTTATTCTTGTAATTTTTGTCTAACTCCTGATAAAACGGCTTGACTTCAAAATGATTTGAATAAGTTCTGATACCGATGATTTTTTCGGCAAACTTTTTCTCCTTTAGATCAATTTTTCCGTCCGCACCTGCTATTAATACAACAATATTAGGTACAGCGTCAAGCAACATCTGATACTGCTCTTCATTAAGATTTCGAAATGCCACTGGAACCATAATTCAATTCTTATGCTCAAATGTAGCACAAAATCATAAAATGGATTCGCTTGAGAAAAATAAAATTAAAATTATAATTTTTTCACAAAATCAAATCTAATATGGAAACTAATAAAAACATTGGTTCTGGATTGAATATCAAATAATTGTAACTTGCAATGTATTTTTGTAGACCAAATCCTAAGGAAGTGAAGAAGCAAAATGTATTGTTTGAGGTGCCTGCAATGACTCCTTTAATGGAGCAATACTATGCGATGAAAGCAAAGCATCCGGATGCAATACTGCTATATCGCGTGGGGGACTTTTATGAAACTTTTGGTGAAGATGCCCTCAAAACCTCAGCAGCATTGGGAATCGTACTGACAAAAAGAAATAATGGTGGCAATGATATAGAATTAGCAGGCTTCCCTTTTCATTCTCTAGACGCCTACTTACCCAAATTGGTTCGCGCTGGATATCGGGTTGCCATTTGTGAACAATTAGAAAAACCGAGCAAGGGTAAAAAAGTAGTTCAACGTGGAATCACAGACGTCATCACTCCCGGAGTAACCACAGATGACAAACTTCTGGACTTAAAAAAGAACAACTTTTTGTGCTCCATTGCATTTTCGAATGAGAACATTGGAATTTCTTTTGCTGATATTTCAACCGGAGAATTTTACATTGCAGAAGGTGACACTCCATATATACACAAATTAATTCAGAGCTTTCAGCCATCAGAAATAATTCTTTCCAAATCGATAAAAGACAAATTTGAATCTACATTTGGGGACCAATACTATGTATATTCACTGGAAGATTGGATATTTCAATTCAATTTTGGTCGGGAAAAATTACTGAAACATTTTCACGTTCAAACACTGAAAGGATTTGGTGTTGAATCCATGAATACAGGTCAGACTGCTGCCGGTGCTATCCTTTATTATTTAGAAAGTACTGAGAATAAAAATCCTGCACACCTTGCCCAGATCAGTAGATTGGCTTCGAACCAATTTATGTGGATGGACAGATTTACAATCAGAAATCTCGAACTGGTGGATGTCATCCATCCGGAAGGAACGGCGCTCATTCATGTACTGGACCAGACAAAGACTCCAATGGGAAGCAGAATGTTGCGAAAATGGATTCTGATGCCATTAATACATCCCGACCAGATTTGCCAAAGATTAGATGCAGTAGATTTTATTATTAACCACAGCGAATTGGTGGAAGATGTCAACCAGCACCTGCAGTCCTTCGGAGACCTGGAAAGGTTGGTTTCTAAAATTCCTCTTAGAAGAATTAGCCCCAGAGAATTATTACATATAAGGAACTGTCTGAGAAAAATCAGTCCAATTCGAAATACGATCCATCATACTAACAGTGAACTTTTAAAAAAAGTAGCATCGGGGTTGCAGGATTGTACTGATCTTGAGCAATTGTTAGCTACACAACTCCAAGAAGAAGCGCCAAACACAATATCCAAGGGTGGAATTTTCAATCCGGAGGTTTCCGGCGAGTTGGACGAGCTACGTCACATGATGACAAATGGGAAAGATATGCTCCTGGATATCCAAAGAGAGGAATCTTTGAAAACCGGTATCGCTAATCTCAAAATTGGATTCAATTCTGTATTCGGTTACTTTCTGGAAGTAACAAATAAATACAAAAATCAAAATCTGGTACCTGCACATTGGATTCGGAAACAAACCATGGTAAATGGGGAGCGCTATATCACTGAAGAACTCAAGAATCTTGAGGTAAAAATCCTAAGTGCTGAAGAGCGGAGCTTCACATTAGAAGAAGAACTCTACCAGAAACTCCTGGATAACATTCAAGAGCACGTAAACACACTTCAAAATAACGCCAAGGCTATAGCTGAATTAGACTGTTTGATATCTTTTGCGCAGGTTGCAATACGCAATCACTATTGCAAACCGGAGTTGGATGAGGGCATGTCACTTGACATCAAAGATGGGCGACATCCTGTAATCGAAAAGCAACTGCCACTAGGGGAAGACTACATACCAAATGACATTTACTTAGATCCACAAGACCACCAAATTCTCATGATTACCGGCCCGAATATGTCCGGCAAATCTGCCATTCTTAGACAGACAGCATTGATCTGTCTGATGGCTCAAATGGGGTCCTATGTACCGGCTACGCATGCCTGGATTGGTGTAATCGATCGAATATTTACAAGAGTTGGAGCGAGCGACAACTTGTCATCAGGTGAATCAACTTTTATGGTGGAAATGAATGAAACGGCATCCATCTTAAACAATTTATCGCCGAGATCTCTGGTACTCCTTGACGAGATCGGACGCGGGACAAGTACGTATGATGGAATTTCAATCGCTTGGGCAATTACAGAATATTTACACGAACAAACAGATAAAAAACCAAAAACACTGTTTGCTACACATTATCATGAATTAAATGAACTGGAAAAACATTTTCCTGGAATTAAGAATTATCACGTGACTACACAAGAAATTAACAACAAGGTATTGTTTCTCAGAAAATTGGTACAGGGCGGTAGCGAACATTCATTTGGTATTCATGTCGCTCAAATGGCAGGAATGCCTCAGTCTATCATTTCCAGAGCTCAATACATTCTAAAAGAATTGGAAGCTGCAAGATCAAAAACAGAAGCTGGGAGTCATTTGCCCGGACCAGCAGAAACAAAGTTTGTACAGGTTTCATTGATTGACAGCAACAGCAGCCAGGAAAGTGAGATCATCGGACAAATTCAAAAAATTGATGTGCAGACGATGACTCCCATCGAATGTATGATGAAAATAGCCGAATGGAAGACCAGACTTAAAGTTTAAGAAAATAATATTGAAACAAAATTGCCCTATGTGACATCCGATTATTATTAAATTCATATATAATGACATTTAATTGCCATCATAAAACATCATTCTAATAATCCTCAAAGCTTCTCATAATCATTATTAATTCTTTGCATTATTTTACCATTCCCTGCAACTAAAACAGCAGTGGGAAAAAAATAACAATTAAGACCCTTACAGAAAGAACGATTCTTATCCAACATGAACTTGCCAACAAATTCTTCAATTTCCAAACTGAATTTTAAATTTGCATTG from Saprospiraceae bacterium includes these protein-coding regions:
- the mutS gene encoding DNA mismatch repair protein MutS, whose translation is MTPLMEQYYAMKAKHPDAILLYRVGDFYETFGEDALKTSAALGIVLTKRNNGGNDIELAGFPFHSLDAYLPKLVRAGYRVAICEQLEKPSKGKKVVQRGITDVITPGVTTDDKLLDLKKNNFLCSIAFSNENIGISFADISTGEFYIAEGDTPYIHKLIQSFQPSEIILSKSIKDKFESTFGDQYYVYSLEDWIFQFNFGREKLLKHFHVQTLKGFGVESMNTGQTAAGAILYYLESTENKNPAHLAQISRLASNQFMWMDRFTIRNLELVDVIHPEGTALIHVLDQTKTPMGSRMLRKWILMPLIHPDQICQRLDAVDFIINHSELVEDVNQHLQSFGDLERLVSKIPLRRISPRELLHIRNCLRKISPIRNTIHHTNSELLKKVASGLQDCTDLEQLLATQLQEEAPNTISKGGIFNPEVSGELDELRHMMTNGKDMLLDIQREESLKTGIANLKIGFNSVFGYFLEVTNKYKNQNLVPAHWIRKQTMVNGERYITEELKNLEVKILSAEERSFTLEEELYQKLLDNIQEHVNTLQNNAKAIAELDCLISFAQVAIRNHYCKPELDEGMSLDIKDGRHPVIEKQLPLGEDYIPNDIYLDPQDHQILMITGPNMSGKSAILRQTALICLMAQMGSYVPATHAWIGVIDRIFTRVGASDNLSSGESTFMVEMNETASILNNLSPRSLVLLDEIGRGTSTYDGISIAWAITEYLHEQTDKKPKTLFATHYHELNELEKHFPGIKNYHVTTQEINNKVLFLRKLVQGGSEHSFGIHVAQMAGMPQSIISRAQYILKELEAARSKTEAGSHLPGPAETKFVQVSLIDSNSSQESEIIGQIQKIDVQTMTPIECMMKIAEWKTRLKV